One genomic window of Desulfotignum phosphitoxidans DSM 13687 includes the following:
- a CDS encoding insulinase family protein has protein sequence MTCHTYTPGQRIHNYKVVAVTPLPIIDSTLIQLVHDKTRARHFHIANQDKENTFSVIFRTVPTDSTGVAHILEHTVLCGSRHFNVRDPFFSMIKRSLSTFMNAFTASDWTMYPFATQNEKDYFNLMDVYLDAAFFPKIDELSFKQEGSRLDIDPSQNPELVYKGVVYNEMKGAMSSPSQVMGRALLQSLYPDTTYSNNSGGDPLEIPKLTWQDLKRFHSRYYHPSNAQFYTYGNLPLEKTLAFIHDKVLHGFDFLSVDSSVPAQPRWQTPRQETYTYAYSDTDTMDKKYQGCVAWLTCDAKDAFEVLVLTVLEQILIGNAASPLRKALIDSNLGSALADASGFEPDNRDAMFAIGLKDIEKSAVAQVESIVFSTLEKLVKEGIAPDLVESAIHQIEFYRKEITNTPYPFGIKLLLSFTGNLIHDGDPVSCINIDADLERLQQALAKGGFLEERLKTYFIDNPHRVLFTLAPDPDLESTTENQIKKELTKIYQNLSQQDLEKIKQDATQLEQIQEQQEDLSVLPTLELTDVPPEIEMISPDQLDRVTHAAGYDKATSGILYFTCPMGAGHVATSLFPLVPFFCQAFTHSGTARQSYIRMAEKIDRYTGGVTLSPFSGTYFDKEADSHVFLALQGKALDRNVPHLFDIVKEFVLTYGFTDLERLKNLLLQYQAGMESSIVATGHRYAISLSSRHLSMASHINEIWHGIAQYQTIKQIVQNITDPETAQPVMEQLAENLNTMAGGILRKDNFKPAVIGSLDAIQQADQAIGQMLVALPDGSRPAFFTPDIPRDTQAPRDGWMTNTAVSFVGQSFKTVGITHEDAPGLSVISKILRALFLHREIREKGGAYGGFAIYNSEEGIFSLGSYRDPHITRTLDVYQKACEYIMKGDYTQTDVKEAILQVCSDIDKPETPGPAAMKAFYRDIARLTDEIRRQFKDQLLQLDKNRVQAIAQKYFDLDGRQAGVSVISSKTALEQANLTLEKSGQTPLVLNKI, from the coding sequence ATGACCTGTCACACATATACCCCTGGCCAGCGCATTCACAATTACAAAGTTGTCGCCGTCACCCCTTTGCCCATCATTGATTCCACATTAATACAGCTGGTGCACGACAAAACCCGGGCCCGGCATTTTCATATTGCCAACCAGGATAAGGAAAACACCTTCAGCGTTATTTTCAGAACGGTTCCCACTGATTCAACCGGGGTTGCCCACATACTGGAACACACCGTTTTGTGCGGATCCCGCCATTTCAATGTCCGTGATCCGTTTTTTTCCATGATCAAGCGAAGTCTGTCCACATTTATGAACGCGTTCACCGCATCCGACTGGACCATGTATCCGTTTGCCACCCAGAACGAAAAAGATTATTTTAATCTCATGGATGTGTACCTGGATGCCGCCTTTTTCCCGAAAATCGATGAATTGAGCTTTAAACAGGAAGGAAGCCGCCTGGATATAGACCCATCCCAGAATCCTGAACTGGTGTACAAAGGTGTGGTATACAATGAGATGAAAGGCGCCATGTCCTCACCCTCGCAAGTTATGGGGCGGGCACTGCTCCAGAGCCTGTATCCGGACACTACCTACAGCAACAATTCCGGCGGGGATCCTTTGGAAATCCCGAAACTGACCTGGCAGGATCTTAAACGCTTTCACAGCCGGTACTACCATCCTTCCAACGCCCAGTTCTACACCTATGGAAATCTGCCTCTGGAAAAAACCCTGGCGTTCATCCATGACAAGGTGCTGCACGGTTTCGATTTTTTGTCCGTGGATTCCTCAGTGCCTGCCCAGCCCCGGTGGCAGACTCCTCGACAGGAAACATACACATATGCCTATTCCGATACCGACACAATGGATAAAAAATATCAGGGGTGTGTGGCCTGGCTCACCTGCGATGCCAAAGATGCATTTGAAGTGCTGGTACTCACTGTATTGGAACAGATTCTGATCGGCAATGCCGCATCTCCGTTAAGAAAAGCGCTCATCGATTCCAACCTGGGATCTGCACTGGCAGACGCGTCCGGATTTGAACCCGACAACCGGGATGCCATGTTTGCCATCGGGCTCAAAGACATAGAAAAAAGTGCCGTGGCCCAGGTGGAATCCATTGTTTTTTCAACCCTTGAAAAGCTGGTAAAAGAAGGGATTGCCCCGGATCTGGTTGAATCCGCCATTCACCAGATCGAATTTTACAGGAAAGAGATCACCAACACTCCGTATCCTTTTGGCATCAAACTGCTGCTTTCCTTTACCGGCAATCTGATCCATGACGGAGATCCCGTGTCCTGCATCAACATTGACGCAGACCTGGAACGGCTGCAACAGGCCCTTGCCAAAGGCGGATTTCTGGAAGAACGGTTGAAAACCTATTTTATTGACAACCCCCACCGGGTGCTGTTTACCCTGGCACCTGACCCGGACCTGGAATCAACCACGGAAAACCAGATCAAAAAAGAACTGACAAAAATATATCAGAATCTGTCACAACAAGATCTGGAAAAAATCAAACAGGATGCAACTCAGCTGGAGCAAATACAGGAGCAGCAGGAAGATCTGTCCGTGCTTCCCACACTGGAATTAACGGACGTGCCACCGGAAATTGAGATGATCTCTCCGGACCAACTGGACCGGGTGACACATGCGGCCGGCTATGACAAGGCCACTTCCGGCATTTTGTATTTCACCTGCCCCATGGGGGCCGGTCATGTGGCGACATCGTTGTTTCCCCTGGTCCCTTTTTTCTGTCAGGCGTTTACCCACAGCGGAACCGCCCGTCAATCCTATATCCGGATGGCGGAAAAAATAGACCGGTACACCGGCGGGGTGACCCTGTCTCCTTTTTCCGGCACCTATTTTGACAAGGAAGCGGATTCCCATGTGTTTCTGGCGCTCCAGGGAAAAGCGCTGGACCGGAACGTTCCCCATCTGTTCGACATTGTAAAGGAATTTGTTCTGACTTATGGATTCACTGATCTGGAACGGTTGAAAAATCTGCTGCTCCAGTACCAAGCCGGCATGGAATCCTCCATTGTCGCCACCGGTCACCGGTATGCCATTTCCCTGTCATCCCGGCATCTGTCCATGGCATCCCACATCAATGAAATCTGGCACGGCATTGCCCAGTACCAGACCATTAAACAGATCGTTCAGAACATAACGGATCCAGAGACAGCGCAACCGGTGATGGAACAACTGGCGGAAAACCTGAATACCATGGCCGGGGGAATCTTACGCAAAGACAATTTCAAACCGGCCGTTATCGGAAGTCTGGATGCCATCCAGCAGGCGGATCAGGCCATCGGACAGATGCTTGTCGCACTGCCGGACGGATCCAGGCCGGCATTTTTCACCCCGGACATTCCCAGAGACACGCAAGCCCCCCGGGACGGGTGGATGACCAACACAGCGGTCTCGTTTGTGGGCCAGTCTTTTAAAACCGTGGGAATCACCCATGAAGACGCCCCGGGTCTGTCCGTGATCAGTAAAATTCTGCGGGCATTGTTTCTGCACCGGGAAATCCGGGAAAAAGGCGGGGCATACGGCGGATTTGCCATTTACAATTCCGAAGAAGGCATCTTCTCATTGGGTTCCTATCGGGATCCCCATATCACACGCACCCTGGATGTCTACCAAAAAGCCTGTGAATACATCATGAAAGGAGATTACACCCAGACCGATGTCAAGGAAGCCATTCTTCAGGTGTGCTCTGATATCGATAAACCGGAAACCCCGGGACCGGCCGCCATGAAAGCGTTTTACCGGGATATCGCCCGGCTCACCGACGAAATCCGCCGGCAGTTCAAGGATCAGCTGCTTCAGCTGGACAAAAACCGGGTCCAAGCCATCGCTCAAAAATACTTTGACCTGGATGGCAGGCAGGCGGGTGTTTCGGTCATCTCCAGCAAAACCGCTTTGGAACAGGCCAACCTGACGCTTGAAAAATCAGGGCAGACCCCGCTGGTACTGAACAAGATATAA
- a CDS encoding Rossmann-like and DUF2520 domain-containing protein, which produces MNTNKAPKRFCIIGCGRVGINLAVFLARQGYCPGAFVSRTRDSAQKAKDWVQGGTVFNDPAKAARDCDLIFIATPDVQIKPVCDQVAAAKGFDAHSVVFHLSGALSSDILSSAREKGAATGSLHPLQSFVPYAPDASSPFQGINISIEGTDRAQTMGQQIVTQLKARPFTIPTDAKTLYHAAAVVASNYLVTVEHFALTLLGSAGLAPDKAFDILAPLIQGTLGNIASQGSVNALTGPVVRGDETIIARHLADIDKKMPRYSDLYRLLGQHTLEIARMRPDFPRAADPKLTDLLKKTSD; this is translated from the coding sequence ATGAATACAAATAAAGCCCCAAAACGGTTCTGCATCATCGGTTGCGGCCGGGTGGGCATCAACCTGGCGGTGTTTCTGGCACGCCAGGGATATTGTCCCGGGGCATTTGTCAGCAGAACCCGGGACTCGGCCCAGAAAGCAAAGGACTGGGTCCAGGGCGGGACCGTGTTCAATGATCCGGCAAAAGCAGCCAGAGACTGTGATCTGATATTTATTGCCACGCCGGATGTCCAGATCAAACCGGTTTGTGACCAGGTGGCGGCGGCCAAAGGATTTGATGCGCACAGTGTGGTGTTTCATCTGTCCGGGGCCCTGTCATCGGATATTCTGTCGTCGGCCCGGGAAAAAGGGGCTGCCACGGGATCGCTTCACCCGCTTCAGTCGTTTGTGCCGTATGCACCGGATGCGTCATCCCCGTTTCAAGGGATCAATATATCCATCGAGGGCACGGATCGGGCACAGACCATGGGTCAGCAAATCGTGACCCAGTTGAAGGCCCGGCCCTTTACCATCCCCACAGATGCCAAAACCCTGTACCATGCCGCTGCTGTGGTGGCCTCCAATTATCTGGTGACGGTGGAGCATTTTGCCCTGACCCTGCTGGGAAGTGCCGGTCTGGCCCCGGACAAGGCCTTTGATATTCTGGCGCCTTTGATCCAGGGCACTTTGGGCAATATTGCGTCCCAGGGCAGTGTCAATGCCCTGACCGGCCCGGTGGTCCGGGGCGATGAAACGATCATCGCCCGGCACCTGGCTGATATTGATAAAAAAATGCCCCGATATTCAGATCTTTACCGGCTGCTGGGTCAGCACACGCTGGAGATCGCCAGAATGAGACCGGATTTTCCCCGGGCCGCTGACCCGAAACTGACGGATCTGTTGAAAAAAACGTCTGACTGA
- a CDS encoding molybdopterin biosynthesis protein: MTSKRNVYLDTQPIETARQILMDRFKDRVTDVETIDVTAAQGRVLASPAIAKLSSPNFHAAAMDGMAVDAKQTFGASEDAPKVLVPEETGFWVNTGHAMPPGTNAVIMIEHINIIDETTVEIEAPVFPWQHVRKMGEDIVATKLLFPRGHQINAYAMGALLSGGVFQVNVYKNPRVLIIPTGSELVQWHETSLEQMVPGQVIESNSTVLKALCRDNGAVADRHPMLKDDLETITNAVDQAVKGEYDMVCIIGGSSAGSEDFARPVMASLGRVMVHGVTMMPGKPVLMGDISGKPVFGIPGYPVSAIVAFEQFVGPLLRFMQKLAPVEDRFEPVALARKIASKLGQDEFLRVKIGSVDGRLIASQLPRGSGSITTLTEADGIIQIPRDVEGISETETPTARLLKPLSAIENTLVITGSHDNTLDLLADQMRRDHDGINISSSHVGSMGGLMAIRNNACHLAGAHLLDPEDGSYNVSYIKKYLPNMPVRLVNLVMRQQGFIVPKGNPENIGSIKDLKNKKLRFINRQAGSGTRILFDYKLLDAGLTPADIIGYDNDEYTHMSVAVAVLSGRADAGLGIMAAARALDLDFVPIVTESYDLVIPERFFNTPNVQILLETIVGDAFKQRVQALGGYGVERTGQEIQI; the protein is encoded by the coding sequence ATGACATCTAAACGAAATGTGTATCTGGATACACAACCCATTGAAACAGCCCGGCAGATTCTGATGGACCGATTTAAAGACCGGGTTACCGATGTGGAGACCATCGATGTGACAGCCGCCCAGGGGCGTGTTCTGGCTTCACCGGCAATTGCTAAACTGTCCAGCCCCAATTTTCACGCGGCTGCCATGGATGGGATGGCCGTGGATGCGAAACAGACATTCGGTGCCAGCGAAGATGCCCCCAAAGTGCTGGTTCCGGAAGAAACCGGTTTCTGGGTCAATACCGGCCATGCCATGCCGCCCGGCACCAATGCCGTGATCATGATCGAACATATCAATATCATTGATGAAACAACCGTTGAAATTGAAGCACCCGTGTTTCCCTGGCAGCATGTGCGAAAAATGGGAGAAGACATCGTGGCCACCAAACTGCTGTTTCCCAGAGGCCATCAGATCAATGCCTATGCCATGGGAGCTTTGTTGTCCGGGGGCGTGTTTCAGGTCAATGTGTACAAAAACCCCCGGGTCCTGATCATTCCCACCGGGTCGGAACTGGTTCAGTGGCATGAGACATCTTTGGAACAAATGGTTCCGGGACAGGTAATCGAATCCAATTCCACGGTGCTCAAAGCCCTGTGCCGGGATAACGGGGCTGTTGCCGATCGTCATCCCATGCTCAAGGATGATCTGGAAACAATTACAAACGCGGTGGACCAGGCAGTGAAGGGCGAGTATGACATGGTGTGCATCATTGGCGGTTCCTCAGCCGGGTCTGAAGATTTTGCAAGGCCGGTGATGGCATCCTTAGGCCGGGTCATGGTTCACGGGGTGACCATGATGCCCGGGAAACCGGTATTGATGGGAGATATCTCAGGCAAACCGGTATTCGGTATTCCCGGATATCCGGTTTCCGCCATTGTGGCATTTGAGCAGTTTGTGGGGCCGCTGCTGCGCTTTATGCAGAAACTGGCACCTGTGGAAGACCGGTTTGAACCGGTGGCTCTGGCCCGGAAAATCGCTTCCAAACTGGGGCAGGATGAGTTTTTGCGGGTAAAGATCGGATCCGTGGACGGGCGGCTCATCGCCTCCCAGCTGCCCAGGGGGTCGGGCAGTATCACCACATTGACCGAAGCCGACGGCATCATTCAGATCCCTAGGGATGTGGAAGGGATTTCCGAAACCGAAACCCCGACTGCCCGATTGCTCAAACCCTTGTCCGCCATCGAGAATACCCTGGTGATCACCGGGTCCCATGACAATACCCTGGATCTTTTGGCCGACCAGATGCGGCGCGATCATGACGGCATTAATATCTCATCGAGTCATGTGGGAAGCATGGGCGGGCTCATGGCGATTCGGAACAATGCCTGCCACCTGGCCGGGGCCCATCTCCTGGACCCGGAAGACGGTTCCTATAATGTCAGTTATATCAAAAAATATCTGCCCAATATGCCGGTGCGCCTGGTAAATCTGGTCATGCGGCAGCAGGGATTCATCGTGCCCAAGGGCAATCCGGAAAATATCGGGTCCATCAAGGATCTCAAAAACAAAAAACTGCGGTTCATCAACCGTCAGGCCGGTTCCGGCACGCGAATTCTTTTTGACTATAAGCTGCTGGATGCCGGTTTGACCCCGGCGGATATCATCGGATATGACAATGATGAATATACGCATATGTCGGTGGCTGTGGCCGTGTTGTCCGGCCGGGCCGATGCGGGTTTGGGGATCATGGCAGCGGCCCGGGCACTGGATCTGGACTTTGTGCCCATTGTTACGGAATCTTATGATCTGGTGATACCGGAACGGTTTTTCAATACACCCAATGTCCAAATTCTGCTGGAGACCATTGTCGGCGATGCATTCAAGCAAAGGGTTCAGGCCTTGGGCGGGTATGGTGTTGAAAGAACCGGGCAGGAAATCCAGATATAA
- a CDS encoding LL-diaminopimelate aminotransferase, whose protein sequence is MIRANENYQKLKASYLFSDIARRVDQFQKENPDIRVIRLGIGDVTRALPPAVVTAFHKGVDDMADDATFRGYGPEQGYAFLREKIAAHDYQARGADISADEIFVSDGAKCDTGNFQELFAKDIKIAIPDPVYPVYLDTNVMAGRTGEFVDGRYKDIVYLDCIKENRFLPQLPETPVDLIYLCFPNNPTGTCASKADLTQWVDYARKNHALILFDAAYESFIRDVSLPRSIYEIDGAGEVAVEFRSFSKTAGFTGTRCGFTVVPKECRVFLNNGETVSLHGLWNRRQSTKFNGVSYPVQKAAEAVYTREGQAQIGELTAGYLENADIIGKTMVDLGFDYVGGDNSPYIWVDGQGRDSWDFFDLLLHKAGVVCTPGGGFGRCGSPYIRISAFNSRENVVDAMMRMKEALK, encoded by the coding sequence ATGATCAGAGCCAATGAAAATTATCAGAAATTAAAAGCGTCCTATCTTTTTTCAGATATTGCCCGGCGTGTGGATCAGTTCCAGAAGGAAAATCCGGATATCCGGGTGATTCGTCTGGGCATCGGAGATGTGACAAGGGCCTTGCCTCCGGCGGTGGTAACCGCATTCCACAAAGGCGTGGATGACATGGCAGATGACGCCACGTTCCGGGGATACGGCCCGGAACAGGGGTATGCGTTTTTACGGGAAAAAATTGCAGCCCATGATTACCAGGCCCGGGGAGCGGATATCTCGGCGGACGAGATCTTTGTCAGTGACGGTGCCAAATGTGATACCGGCAATTTCCAGGAACTGTTTGCCAAAGATATCAAAATCGCGATTCCGGATCCGGTGTATCCGGTGTACCTGGATACCAATGTCATGGCCGGCAGAACCGGGGAATTTGTGGACGGCCGTTATAAGGACATTGTCTACCTGGATTGTATCAAGGAAAACCGGTTTCTTCCCCAGCTGCCGGAAACCCCGGTGGATTTGATCTATCTGTGTTTTCCCAACAACCCCACCGGCACCTGCGCCTCCAAAGCTGATCTGACCCAGTGGGTGGATTATGCCCGCAAGAACCACGCATTGATCTTGTTTGATGCAGCGTATGAATCTTTTATCCGGGATGTATCTTTGCCCAGAAGCATCTATGAAATAGACGGGGCCGGGGAAGTGGCCGTGGAATTCAGAAGTTTTTCCAAAACCGCCGGGTTCACCGGGACCCGGTGCGGATTTACCGTGGTTCCCAAAGAATGCCGGGTGTTTTTGAACAACGGGGAGACCGTGTCTCTGCACGGGCTGTGGAATCGCCGTCAGAGTACCAAGTTCAACGGGGTTTCCTATCCCGTGCAAAAAGCTGCAGAAGCCGTATACACCCGGGAAGGACAGGCCCAGATCGGTGAATTGACCGCCGGGTATCTGGAGAATGCCGATATCATCGGTAAAACCATGGTCGACTTAGGATTTGACTATGTGGGCGGAGACAATTCCCCTTATATCTGGGTGGACGGCCAGGGCCGGGATTCCTGGGATTTTTTTGATCTGCTGCTGCATAAAGCCGGGGTGGTATGTACGCCGGGCGGCGGATTCGGCAGATGCGGCAGTCCATATATCCGGATATCCGCGTTCAACAGCCGGGAAAACGTGGTCGACGCCATGATGCGGATGAAAGAGGCATTGAAATGA
- a CDS encoding molybdopterin molybdotransferase MoeA, whose protein sequence is MSHFFKVKTLDDVLSMTRNFDPADTERVDISDAFSRILAQNLTAPGDMPGFRRATMDGFAVNAAATFGASESTPAWLEIQGTVLMGQVPDFELGPGKAVRISTGGMLPKGTDAVVMVEHTQTIDDASVEIYKSVAPLQHVIDANEDFSSGDVVLEAGTFIRPQEAGLAAGLGFTTLPVHRVPKVGIISTGDEIIPIDQEPAPGRIRDINSYALSGFVQEAHAKVIRYGIVKDDPDQLRAACEKALAQTDMVLISGGSSVGTRDYTVEVLSALPDTRILVHGMSVSPGKPTILAKSGTKPVWGLPGQVVSAMVVMKMVVIPFLNRIQGYRQPKPVMRVPAILTRNVASAQGRRDFVRVMLENGPEGMTAKPVLGKSGLIRTMIHADGLLDIGENLEGLEKHTVTQVILL, encoded by the coding sequence ATGAGTCATTTTTTTAAAGTGAAAACCCTGGACGATGTCCTGTCCATGACCCGAAATTTCGATCCTGCTGATACCGAGAGGGTGGATATCAGTGATGCGTTTTCCAGAATCCTGGCACAAAACCTGACAGCGCCCGGGGATATGCCGGGATTTAGGCGGGCCACCATGGATGGATTTGCCGTCAATGCCGCTGCTACCTTCGGGGCCTCGGAATCCACACCCGCCTGGCTGGAGATCCAGGGAACGGTTCTGATGGGTCAGGTGCCGGATTTTGAACTGGGGCCCGGAAAAGCCGTCCGGATCTCCACCGGGGGCATGCTGCCCAAAGGGACGGATGCCGTGGTCATGGTGGAGCATACCCAGACCATAGATGATGCATCGGTCGAAATTTATAAAAGCGTGGCACCGCTTCAGCATGTGATCGATGCCAATGAGGATTTTTCATCCGGGGACGTGGTTCTGGAAGCCGGTACATTCATCCGTCCCCAGGAGGCCGGGCTGGCTGCCGGGCTGGGGTTCACCACGCTGCCCGTACACCGGGTGCCGAAGGTGGGTATTATTTCCACGGGAGATGAAATTATTCCCATCGACCAGGAACCGGCCCCGGGCCGGATCCGGGATATCAACTCCTATGCCCTGAGCGGTTTTGTTCAGGAAGCCCATGCCAAAGTGATCCGGTACGGGATTGTCAAAGATGACCCGGATCAGTTGCGTGCGGCGTGTGAAAAAGCCCTGGCACAAACCGATATGGTGCTTATTTCCGGGGGCAGCTCCGTGGGGACCAGAGATTATACCGTGGAGGTGCTTTCCGCGCTGCCCGATACCCGGATACTGGTCCATGGCATGTCTGTGAGCCCGGGCAAACCCACCATTCTGGCAAAAAGCGGCACCAAGCCGGTATGGGGTTTGCCCGGCCAGGTGGTCTCCGCCATGGTGGTGATGAAAATGGTGGTGATCCCCTTTTTAAACCGGATTCAGGGGTACAGACAACCGAAACCTGTGATGCGGGTGCCGGCTATACTGACCCGGAACGTGGCGTCTGCCCAGGGCCGTCGCGATTTTGTCCGGGTGATGCTGGAAAACGGCCCGGAGGGTATGACGGCAAAGCCGGTTCTCGGCAAATCCGGCCTGATTCGAACCATGATTCATGCAGACGGTCTTCTGGATATCGGCGAAAATCTGGAAGGGCTGGAGAAACATACCGTCACCCAGGTGATTCTTCTTTAA
- the panB gene encoding 3-methyl-2-oxobutanoate hydroxymethyltransferase, translating into MPSQITTATFMKMKQQGKKITTLTAYDYPFARILDQAGIDSILVGDSLGMVVQGRETTLPVTMNEMLYHTAMVARACQRALVIGDMPFMSYQGALNDAVQNAGRFLKEAGASAVKLEGGADVCPVITALAKAGIPVQAHIGLTPQSVHQMGGFRVQRDEERLLKDAKDVEAAGAFSVVLEGIPSPISEKITQALKIPTIGIGAGPHCDGQVLVLHDMLGINDRFLPKFVKKYADLAAAAGKGVADYIEEVQQGRFPSDEYEYK; encoded by the coding sequence ATGCCATCCCAGATAACCACAGCCACGTTTATGAAAATGAAACAGCAGGGGAAAAAAATCACCACATTGACCGCGTATGACTATCCTTTTGCAAGAATACTGGACCAGGCCGGTATTGATTCCATTCTGGTGGGGGATTCTCTGGGCATGGTGGTCCAGGGCAGAGAAACGACATTGCCCGTGACCATGAATGAGATGCTGTATCATACGGCCATGGTGGCCCGGGCCTGTCAACGGGCTTTGGTGATCGGAGACATGCCGTTTATGTCCTATCAGGGCGCTTTGAATGATGCGGTTCAGAACGCCGGCCGGTTTTTAAAGGAAGCCGGGGCGTCTGCCGTAAAACTGGAGGGCGGGGCTGACGTGTGTCCGGTGATCACGGCACTGGCCAAAGCCGGGATTCCGGTGCAGGCCCATATCGGCCTGACACCCCAGTCGGTTCACCAGATGGGCGGTTTCAGGGTACAGCGGGACGAGGAGCGGCTGCTGAAAGATGCAAAGGATGTGGAAGCGGCCGGTGCGTTTTCCGTGGTGCTGGAAGGAATTCCGTCTCCCATATCTGAAAAGATCACCCAGGCGTTGAAAATCCCCACCATCGGTATCGGGGCCGGTCCCCATTGTGATGGTCAGGTGCTGGTACTCCATGACATGCTGGGAATCAATGACCGGTTTCTGCCCAAATTCGTGAAAAAATATGCGGATCTGGCCGCTGCGGCGGGAAAAGGAGTGGCCGACTATATTGAAGAGGTGCAGCAGGGCCGGTTTCCCTCGGATGAATATGAATACAAATAA
- the rsmA gene encoding 16S rRNA (adenine(1518)-N(6)/adenine(1519)-N(6))-dimethyltransferase RsmA: MIYPGQLLKEKQIYAGKEMGQNFLSNPETARMIVDRTGIDRHTRVLEIGPGLGALTIPIAKITRHLTVVEKDRRLIPLLTQVLESHEIDWVRVVNQDFLKTDIAALAQGQKLVVMGNLPYNISSQILFQLIRARDSVGSAFLMFQKELADRILATPGNKAYSRLSAVSQYAADIRRLVNIGPGAFFPKPAVDSTVLSFDFFSSRSFSPDMEQQLFTVIKAAFSKRRKSLKNSLVGPDLGLDKPTIAQALKSADIAPERRAETLSVKEFETLTRAVEPFLIKE, encoded by the coding sequence ATGATATATCCAGGGCAGTTACTCAAAGAAAAACAGATTTATGCCGGTAAGGAGATGGGGCAGAATTTTCTGTCAAACCCGGAAACAGCCCGTATGATTGTGGACCGGACCGGTATTGATCGCCATACAAGGGTGCTGGAAATCGGCCCCGGTTTGGGCGCCTTGACCATTCCCATTGCAAAAATAACCCGCCATCTCACGGTGGTGGAAAAGGACCGGCGGTTGATTCCCTTGCTGACGCAGGTGCTTGAAAGCCATGAGATCGACTGGGTCCGGGTGGTGAACCAGGATTTTCTGAAAACCGATATTGCTGCTTTGGCCCAGGGGCAGAAACTGGTGGTCATGGGCAATCTGCCCTACAATATTTCGTCTCAGATTCTGTTTCAATTGATCCGGGCACGGGATTCGGTGGGCAGCGCTTTTTTGATGTTTCAAAAAGAACTGGCGGACCGGATCCTGGCAACTCCGGGCAATAAGGCTTATTCGCGGTTATCTGCGGTTTCCCAATATGCCGCCGATATAAGGCGGCTGGTGAACATCGGGCCGGGTGCTTTTTTCCCGAAACCGGCCGTGGATTCCACGGTGCTGTCATTTGATTTTTTTTCTTCCCGGTCCTTTTCTCCGGACATGGAACAACAACTGTTTACCGTGATCAAGGCGGCATTTTCAAAGCGCCGAAAATCATTGAAAAATTCTCTGGTCGGCCCGGATCTCGGGCTGGACAAACCCACGATTGCCCAAGCGCTGAAAAGCGCTGACATCGCCCCGGAACGCCGGGCCGAAACCCTGAGTGTGAAAGAATTTGAGACATTGACCCGGGCGGTGGAACCGTTTTTAATAAAAGAGTGA